tctgagccatcagcccagagcctgacgtggggctcgaactcacggaccgcgagatcgtgacctggctgaagtcggacgcttaaccgactgcgccacccaggtgccccgacaaatcttaataaaattaGAGTTGCTATAAGTATAtagataaaagtttaaaaaactttcTATACAGAAAACTAATTGGGACTTAAGAATAagagatgaaaaaagaatgagagatgaAAAATAGTAGAAGACTAAATGAGTTCATATGGATGTGTCCATAAGGTGAATATCTTAGCATATCAGTGGGCTTCTCCCCCCAAATGCTGCTTGCTAGTCTCAAATGGCCTGAAAGCTTTTGTGGCAGTTAAATTGTTTACCTGCATTATAATTTCTTATATCTTTGAAACAAACCCACGAagattatttagaaaattattgtGTGGTACAGTTAAGTTTCTAACTTATGTTTCCTTCTTCCAGAGTTACTTGTACCAAATTCTACAAGGGATTGTGTTTTGCCACTCCAGAAGAGTTTTGCACAGAGACTTAAAACCTCAAAATCTATTGATTGATGACAAAGGAACAATTAAATTGGCTGATTTTGGCCTCGCCAGAGCTTTTGGAATACCTATTAGAGTATATACACATGAGGTATGTAGAATAGTGGTTTTTGTGTTTTAGAGTATGTGTGATTGCTgggttgttttctgtatttgttttttaagtcaagaaagaaataataaaggtttcCATTGTGCAGGATTAATTTATTGCCTCTCAGCTCCACACTTACCCTTCACTGCATGTTATGTGAAAATCTAACTCAGacctttaaatattatttctttgccAGCAGGTGTGATGTCAGTGGATGGTGTTGGAGAGGCACTGCAGGAGGAAGGGGTTATCCTTGCTACAGTTctagaaattattatttcttattagtCAGTCTCTTTATTCTAACCCTCTCTTAGTTAAGAATCTTTCTTAGTAACTTTACCCATGCAAATCTCCTGTGTGTTTTTTTGTCTCCTGCTTGGATCATCTGGTACACAAATTGGTTAAAAGACAGGTTTTTTTACCTAAGGGTTACTGTTTCAGGTACATTTAGAAGCTACTATAACGTTTTTCAGTGTTAATACAGATGACATGGcatttcatttgttatttctggAGAGAAAGGGAATATTGAATTGTATAGTAGAGAGCTTCTGGAAAACTGTCTTCTGTGGGGTTGTCTATCCCTGATCCCAAAGACTATCTTCAAATCAAAACTTAGAACAGTGTTCATTTGGTTAGATGTCTTGGCTTCTTTTTATCatccctttttattatttttcccatagctgtataaataaagattatttgGTTCCCATTGGCTTAAACAGATGCTTAAGTTAGAGATGATATTTTTGCCGTGACAAATTATAGATAGTAAAATAATAGATTAGCCCTAGACCACTGTTATTtgacttatgtttttatttttttaagtttattttgagagaaagcacaagcaagtgctagtggagtaggggcagagagagggagagaattccaagcaggctccgtaccgGGCTTGAGCTCATgcataaactgagatcatgacctgagcagaaatcaagagttagacgtttagctgactgagccacccaggagtccctgacTTAACATTGTTAGCATGTAAGcagtattcattcatttgtacGGTGCCACGCTGAATTTATTATcaattgcctttttgttttttttgaaaagtgaatgctatcttgactatttttttttttatccttttcctcTAATGAtttgaaaagcaagaaaagggTTGGTATGTTTGTATAGTGTTTTTTAACCTAATGAATAGAacttagaaatgaaatatttatcttcCATTTAGTATATTGTGTATAGTTAATTGACTTTCAAACAATATTATCAGAGGAATTAATGGAACTTTCTAAAGGATAGTCCTActgaaatataaatgtttttatttaggtatttaatgtattttttaaatttaatatttaatttaatttttaagtaaaaaaaatttttaatgtatttatttaaaggtatttttattcAGTGTAAAAATTTGCTTTGTAATAGGTAGTGACACTCTGGTATAGATCTCCAGAAGTACTGCTGGGTTCAGCTCGCTACTCAACTCCAGTTGACATTTGGAGTATAGGCACTATATTTGCAGAATTAGCAACTAAGAAACCACTTTTCCATGGGGATTCAGAAATTGATCAACTCTTCAGAATTTTCAGGTATTTTTGCCTTATATTTAAGCTTTTAAGAAGTTTTCAGATGAAATAATAATAAGGCAACATGTATAACAATAAGATTATATGTatgctttaataatttttttgtttttctctggctttttAGAGCTTTGGGCACCCCCAATAATGAAGTGTGGCCAGAAGTGGAATCTTTACAGGACTATAAGAATACATTTCCCAAGTGGAAACCAGGAAGTCTGGCATCGCATGTCAAAAACTTGGATGAAAATGGCTTGGATCTGCTCTCGGTAAGAAGACCCTTTATACTGATTTCAACATTATTGATTCTGAATGTACTCAATTCCTGTCTTTTACCTGGGAAATAGAAAGCCAATATATATTGTGCTAGGCACATAGCTGTTATGActgttaatgtttattatgttACTAGCGTCATTTTAGATACCAAGAAACATTAGTGGTTTTGAGAGGAGGATTCAGCATTAGATGttatttgtttggctttttaatCTTACATAACGAAGATGCTCTGTGAAGGCAAGGCCAGGGTTAGTACACCTTTATTTAAGTTGCTGGTGTGTAATGGCTTTCCCTTCTAACTTTTTGTCCCAGTGTGTACTGCTTTTTAATTTATCCGAGACATAGGTTTTTCCTTATTGCTTGATATTTTTAGTTATTAAAGCCATTTACTGCATGAACTCTCATTTCTTACTTTGTGCCTTGTTTCTACATCAGAAAGGTTAGGAGGAATAATGTAATTCTTATAAATCCATGGGGAATGTCTGACTGTtcatttcacctcaggtcatgaccccaggatccTTGGGATCAAGTccctcatagggctctgcactgagcatggagcctgcttgagattatctctttccctctgctccttttccctgctctctctctctctctctctctctcagtctctctctcaaaaaaaaaaaaaagcagtaactataaaaaaaaaaattgcatttactACTACATTGCCACTCTCAACTAatagttgttttctttaaaaatagggcCAAAAAAATCTATtaggataaaaaagaaattgtcctAGGCCTGCTTTAGGAAAATTGTTTTTAGAACAGTATTTAAATATTGAGCTtttctctcaacaatagccaaattatggaaagagcctaaatgtccaactgatgaatggataaagaaattgtggtttatatacacaatggagtactatgtggcaatgagaaagaatgaaatatggccctttgtagcatcgtggatggaactggagagtgttatactaagtgaaataagccatacagagaaagacagataccacatgttttcactcttatgtggatcctgagaaacttaacaggaacccatgggggaggggaaggaaaaaaaaaaaaaaaggttagagtgggagagagccaaagcatgagactcttaaaaactgagaacaggggcgcctgggtggcgcagtcggttaagcgtccggcttcagccaggtcacgatctcgcggtccgtgagttcgagccccgcgtcaggctctgggctgatggctcagagcctggagcctgtttccgattctgtgtctccctctctctctgcccctcccccgttcatgctctgtctctctctgtccccaaaataaataaacgttgaaaaaaaaaaaattaaaaaaaaaaacaaaaaaaaaaacctgagaacaaactgagggctgatggggggatgtgagggaggggagggtgggtgatgggtactgaagagagcatcttttgggatgagcactgggtgttgtatggaaaccaatttgacaataaatttcatatatttaaaaaaaataaaaataaaaaaataacaaaaaaaaatattgagcttttatttgtttattttttttttaattaaattttttttttcaacatttatttatttttgggacagagagacagagcatgaacgggggaggggcagagagagagggagacacagaatcggaaacaggctccaggctctgagccattagcccagagcctgacgtggggctcgaactcccagaccgcgagatcgtgacctggctgaagtcggacgcttaaccgactgcgccacccaggcgccccttatttgtttatttttttaaaagtttatttattttgagagagagtgcacgtgggagggggggggaggcagagagagaatcccaagcaggctctgcactgtcagtgcaaagccctacccagggcttgatcttgtaaaccttgagatcatgacctgagctgaaatcaagagtcaggctcttagctgactgagccactctagCGCCTCTAAATATcgaacttttgtttatttttttttaagtacatttagtttgaaagagaaagcacaagtgagggagggtcagagagaagggagggagcaagagtcccaagcaggctctgcaccagtgGTGCAGAActccacagagcccgacacagagcttgaacccacaaactgtagtACAGACCCCCTACACGGAGCTCatacccatgaactgtgagatcatgacctgagctaaagtcagacacttaactgagccacccagatgccccctaaaTCTTAAGCTTTTAGATGGAACTAATTTTTATGAATCTTGGCTAATGTAATATTGTGATATTATCCTATAAATCTTCTAATTGGTCTTTGGGCTCCTTTCAGAATTTATAAATCATTATGCCTCTAAATTCAGCTCAGATTTCCAAATTGCTTACAGTGAAATCCCAAGTCCTTTACCTGTCATTCAGATATTTTATGTATCAATATTGTTGATTTGACTTAGAAGGCCTTTCGTATCTGTCTTTTTAGCTTCTGTAATTCTTGAACACAAAGA
This window of the Prionailurus viverrinus isolate Anna chromosome D2, UM_Priviv_1.0, whole genome shotgun sequence genome carries:
- the CDK1 gene encoding cyclin-dependent kinase 1, giving the protein MEDYTKIEKIGEGTYGVVYKGRHKTTGQVVAMKKIRLESEEEGVPSTAIREISLLKELRHPNIVSLQDVLMQDSRLYLIFEFLSMDLKKYLDSIPPGQFMESSLVKSYLYQILQGIVFCHSRRVLHRDLKPQNLLIDDKGTIKLADFGLARAFGIPIRVYTHEVVTLWYRSPEVLLGSARYSTPVDIWSIGTIFAELATKKPLFHGDSEIDQLFRIFRALGTPNNEVWPEVESLQDYKNTFPKWKPGSLASHVKNLDENGLDLLSKMLVYDPAKRISGKMALNHPYFNDLDNQIKKM